In Vitis riparia voucher Wen_12938 chloroplast, complete genome, the genomic window TTTGTTTTAGTTGTTTCCCTCTTTACTGTTCAAAGAGAAAGAGGAAGTCGTTCTGTTATTAAGTGGATACGCACTTTCTATGGGAAAGAACATAGACATGGTGGTTGTCCAGGGAGATATTACACATAATAAGATCCTGTCTTGGGCGAGTCCCATATTGTGGACTTACCACTTGTTTTATTATTTAAAAAATTGGATTTATGCTTTATCGACTCATTTCAAATCATAGTTCAAAGGTTAAAAATCGGTGGGTTTTACTTTTACTATACTTCTTTTTGAAATCCGAAGAAGTTATCATATAATTCCCTGGATCATCTATCAATGGCTCAATCAATTACTTCTTTGAAATGCTAAAAAAAAGATTACTTGGTTTTCTTTTATATATGCCCATACTGTTTTTCCTTCATTGATTTGATTCTTTCGATGGATACCAGGATTCATATTTGAAATAATCAGAAATCTAGGAATTAGACCCATAAGAGTAAGAGTTCACTTTCGATTATTTCAAATTGATTGTAATCAATACAAATCAAAGCAAAGAAATAGAATTGGGGTGCTATGTACATATATGTAATTGATATCTACATATATGAAAATACATATCGTGGATTGATCTATATTAAGATGTTATACAGTACAACTTTAAATAACATTAATATAATAGTAAATATAATAGAATAATAGATAGACTGGTAGAAAGATTTATATATAAATCTTTCTACCAGTCTATCTATCTATTAGAATACTATTAGAATACTAATACTGCTGATCCTAGTCCGCTCATTTCATTTAAGACACTAAATTGGAATGGAATCCTTTTCATTTTATTTCTTCAATTATTGATAAGGACTAAGAAGTTCAGTTTCATTCAAATTAATTATTTTGACTAACTGTTTTTACGTAAATGATAAGTAAAAAAGCAGTAGGAACTAGAATGAACAGTGCAGTAGCAATAAATGCGAGAATATTTACTTCCATAATATCATCGTTTCATTTTTTTTTTTCGCAATAACTCGGGATTTAATCCCATAGAGATGATAAATCTTTCGCCTGTAATGTAAATTCAATGGGATGAATTACATCTCGATGATATTGAATCGGATCAATATCATGAATAACAATATCTGAGCTATCAAATTGATTCATCGTCGAGAATTGAATAGTATAACATAGGAAGATCTTTTATCCATACCGACTCAAAAATTTTATTCCTGATCCACTCAAGAATTCCTTTATTTATCCACTCTTTTTTTCTATAACCTATTGCCTTCCTTGTACAATTATCAGATAAAGTATCATCTGACCGCTTTTCCACTTCCATTGATTACAAACCCAAACAAACAATAGAAGTGAAATGGAAAAAAGGAATAGGGGTTATAAACTACGTTTTTTAATGATCTAATTTTATTGGAAGACAAAGAAGGGTGATAAAGATGAGTCCTGGTATAAAAGATCTAATATTCCATAAAATTCACTATTTTAGAGTTTGTTCTTTCTTCGATGGGACCCCTAAAAAAGATTATTCATTACCTTGGTAAGAGTGGTGGGATCCTTGTTTGATCTTTTTTTTTTTTTTAATATCCTCTTTCCTTGGATTAGTACTCGGACTCATATATCAAAAGGTCAGTATGAAATTTGAAGGAGATCGATTCTTTCAAATTAAAATTAGTAATTGAAGTTACACAAAATCGGAGCCAGAAAAGGAGATAGGTTCAATTTGAAAAGTATTCTATTAGGGTAACTATGTTAAATTCATTTTGTTTTTGTATCGTACAAAAAACGAATTCTATTTGTGTATGTGCTCCCGGGAACGATATGGTACTCTATTCCATTACACGGATCAGGAGTAATCGAAAAAGCCAGACCCAGACCCAGCACGGTTGGATACCCGAATATAATGCTACCAATAATTGTACTAATGCACATATGTCTCTCTCCCATCAATCGGTACTAGTTAAAGTAATGGAAATTCCCATATTTGTTTGATGAGAAATTCGAAAGAAAATATATATATAATATAAATAAAATAGAAATATAAATTAAGAATAAGCATCCCCCTATAGATAAATAAATCTATTTTATTTTTTTTTATTGGATCCGTCGGGACTGACGGGGCTCGAACCCGCAGCTTCCGCCTTGACAGGGCGGTGCTCTGACCAATTGAACTACAATCCCAGGGAAATAAGGTGTATAGCCATAGCCCACATATTCTTATGATTTAATTCAACCCATTTCTATTTAGAAGGGCCATCTTATATTATAAGAGAGACGCGAGTGATATATTGATTATACACTTGATTATACACACGGATATGCACTTTAGTGATTACTAGTAATCTTTTCGTTATTGACAAATCGATTGATAATCCATTTTTCAATGAAAAAAGTATTTTTTTTCTTTACTCTTTTCCTTTCCTTAGACTTTATACTTACAGATCCTGATATGAATCTAGATCATTAGCAAGATCAGAATTTGTAGGAACAAAACAAATAAGTAAAGCAAATACAAATAAATGGGGGTAGGTATATATCAGAAAATCTGACTTTCGTTATTCTTCTGTATCCGACATTTCTAACGAACAAATGGGTTATAGTATTTCATGTTGGATCAGCGAATTATTGGGCCGAGCTGGATTTGAACCAGCGTAGACATATTGCCAACGAATTTACAGTCCGTCCCCATTAGCCGCTCGGGCATCGACCCAAGAAGAATCAATTCTAGGATTATTGATAATCCATAATCAACTTCCTTTCTTCCTACCCCCAGGGGAAGTCGAATCCCCGCTGCCTCCTTGAAAGAGAGATGTCCTGAACCACTAGACGATGGGGGCATACTTCCCCGATCGCCATCATACTAAGATGATAGTATCAATAGTTTTTTGAAATTGTCAATATAATGTAATGGTATGACTAGATCCGAAGGATCTTTCCTTCTTTCATGATTCCATAGAATTTTTTGATTCGTCATTTAGATTCATGAATCAGTCATTCTAATCGACATTCTATATATAAATCGATTATATAAATCGATATTACTTACTTTACTATAAGTATATATAAAATAATTAATATTAAAAAAAAAAAAATTAAAATAATAAAGTTTAAATAATAAATAATGATAAAGACAAATAAAAATATAAAATATATAAAAAAATATAAATTAATAATTCGAAAATACGAAAGATAGTCTCTTTTCAGGTAGTCATTTGTCCGCCAAAACAGGTTAAACACCATTTCTTCCACTGTCATTCATTGATTCACTCATTGTTAAGATGAGATATGCCTATCTCTATCTCACACTAAACTAAGCCAGGAAATTAACAAACGATAAATCGGGGAAGAGGGATCAATAAGTTATCGAAAATTCTTTTTTCTCTAAGAATTTGGTTCAGGGAGGGGACAAGTCGAGTCTCTTCATCACATGATTCAATGAAATATCTTGGATCTATGTCGAATTAGTAGGTACATGTATCAATCAAGTTAATTTTGTTCTGATGGGGATCAATTCAAAAAGCAATTGGGGTTGGTCTTGAAACAGTTCATTGCATTGATATTTATCAAATCCAATATCAATAAATCATTTTACCCGATACTTGCTAGGTAAATCAAATTTCTCGTTCCTGAATGAGCCACTAGGCATTATGAGTTTACTGCATGTACTTATGTATCTTATGTATAATATATACACATAGATATATATACACATAGATATATCTTATCTGCATAGTGACCAATTCAGGAATTGAATCAAATGGGCCCTTTTAACTCAGTGGTAGAGTAACGCCATGGTAAGGCGTAAGTCATCGGTTCAAATCCGATAAGGGGCTTTGCTTTTACTTTTTTCAGAAAACTCCAGTCGTAGTATTCATATTTGAGCGGAGAATGTAGATATTGTTGATATTTGTAATAAAAAAAAAATAACCAACTGTATAGTATAATTATAAGAAGTTATCATTATAATGAGTTATAGTATAATAATTATAGTTATAAAGTTGAAGAGTTGTTTAAAATTTATAATGAATAATGATAAGTCGTCTCTTGAATCGCCAAATATTCTTATTTTCCATTATTCCAATCAAATCCATTATAGATTAGAAATCAACAAAATAAAAAGTAAGTGGACCTGACCCATTGAATCATGACTATATCCACTATTCTGATATTCAAATTCGATAGAGATGAAATTGGAACAGTTGATCTTTTTTTTTTTCATTTCTTTGAACTCCGCAAGAATTTGTCGATATTTCCAATTAAATCTTCTTGTTCCTAGGTGTTCCATAGGAATAAATTGCTATTCCTTTCCTCCACAGAGAAAGGAGTATTCCAAGTCACAGCATAAGAGCCATTTTCAACATCTTTCTTTGATTCCCGAACAAGATCAATTTATATCTATATAAGATTTATATATATCTATGAGATCGTGATTTCGTGTATCAAATATTTCCCTATATATCGATACATCCGATATTTTTGTTCCGATAAAAGTAAATAGAAAAATATTCAAAGTGTCTTTCTTACTTCGACCTGTGAAAATATATACTCTGGAGTTTTAGATTCATCTATAGGAAAAGGAAATATAACAAAGCCGACACGACAATAAAATAAAATGAAAGAAAGAGTAAAGTATAAAGTAAGAAAATATATGATACTGTATTAGTTTAATATACATAGAAATTAGAAGAATCCATAAAGATATTTATTTTTCTCAATCTCACGAACAAGATACGAGAATAAGATTAGTTGATGGAACGAGGAGGGTAAGTCTGGAGATCAACTGGTAGCAAGAGAAGGGATCACTTGTTCTTTGAACAGTTCAGTTCTTTCAAAAAATGAATCTATCTGATTGATGAGTCATAAGACAATTCACGGTTCAGGTGCTTATTAAGAATAGGAATAATCCAATTGAGTTCATGGATTTACCTAGGTCAATTTATGGATCAATAAAGGATTTTTTTCTTCGAAACCCATTAGCATTAGAAGGGGCAGTGTACGAGAAATCAAATCATACATAAATGATCGAATCCTCGGATGCCCTGAAAACGCTATGAGGTGTTCGGAAATGGTTGAAGTAGTTGAATAGGAGGATCACTATGACTATAGCCCTTGGTAAATTCACCAAAGACGAAAGCGATTTATTTGATATTATGGATGACTGGTTACGGAGGGACCGTTTCGTTTTTGTAGGTTGGTCCGGTCTATTGCTCTTTCCTTGTGCCTATTTCGCTTTGGGGGGTTGGTTCACAGGTACAACCTTTGTAACTTCATGGTATACCCATGGATTGGCTAGTTCCTATTTGGAAGGTTGCAATTTCTTAACCGCCGCAGTTTCTACCCCTGCTAATAGTTTAGCACATTCTTTATTGTTACTATGGGGTCCTGAAGCACAAGGAGATTTTACTCGTTGGTGTCAATTAGGTGGTCTGTGGACTTTTGTTGCTCTTCATGGCGCTTTCGGACTAATAGGTTTCATGTTACGTCAATTCGAACTTGCTCGATCTGTTCAATTGCGACCTTATAATGCAATCGCATTCTCTGCTCCAATCGCTGTTTTTGTTTCTGTATTCCTAATTTATCCACTAGGTCAGTCTGGTTGGTTCTTTGCGCCTAGTTTTGGTGTAGCAGCTATATTTCGATTCATCCTCTTTTTCCAAGGGTTTCATAATTGGACGTTGAACCCATTTCATATGATGGGAGTTGCCGGTGTATTGGGCGCTGCTCTGCTATGCGCTATTCATGGTGCTACCGTAGAAAATACTTTATTTGAAGATGGTGATGGTGCAAATACATTCCGGGCTTTTAATCCAACTCAAGCTGAAGAAACTTATTCAATGGTCACCGCTAACCGCTTTTGGTCCCAAATCTTTGGGGTTGCTTTTTCCAATAAACGTTGGTTACATTTCTTTATGTTATTTGTACCAGTAACCGGTTTATGGATGAGTGCTCTTGGAGTAGTCGGTCTGGCTCTGAACTTACGTGCCTATGACTTCGTTTCCCAGGAAATCCGTGCAGCGGAAGATCCTGAATTTGAGACTTTCTACACCAAAAATATTCTCTTAAACGAAGGTATTCGTGCTTGGATGGCGGCTCAAGATCAGCCTCATGAAAACCTTATATTCCCTGAGGAGGTTCTACCCCGTGGAAACGCTCTTTAATGGAACTTTAGCTTTAGCTGGTCGTGACCAAGAAACCACCGGTTTCGCTTGGTGGGCCGGGAATGCCCGACTTATCAATTTATCCGGTAAACTACTTGGGGCTCATGTAGCCCATGCCGGATTAATCGTATTCTGGGCCGGAGCAATGAACCTATTTGAAGTCGCTCATTTCGTACCAGAGAAGCCCATGTATGAACAAGGATTAATTTTACTTCCCCACCTAGCTACTCTAGGTTGGGGGGTAGGTCCTGGTGGGGAAGTTATAGACACCTTTCCATACTTTGTATCTGGAGTACTTCACTTAATTTCCTCCGCAGTATTGGGCTTTGGCGGTATTTATCATGCACTTCTGGGACCTGAGACTCTTGAAGAATCTTTTCCATTTTTCGGTTATGTATGGAAAGATAGAAATAAAATGACCACAATTTTGGGTATTCACTTAATCTTGTTAGGTATAGGTGCTTTTCTTCTAGTATTCAAGGCTCTTTATTTTGGCGGCGTATATGATACCTGGGCTCCCGGAGGGGGAGATGTAAGAAAAATTACCAACTTGACCCTTAGCCCAAGTGTTATATTTGGTTATTTACTAAAATCGCCCTTTGGAGGAGAAGGATGGATTGTTAGTGTGGACGATTTGGAAGATATAATTGGAGGACATGTATGGTTAGGTTCCATTTGTATATTTGGTGGAATCTGGCATATCTTAACCAAACCCTTTGCGTGGGCTCGCCGTGCACTTGTATGGTCTGGAGAGGCTTACTTGTCTTATAGTTTAGGTGCTTTAGCTGTCTTTGGTTTCACTGCTTGTTGCTTTGTCTGGTTCAATAATACTGCTTATCCTAGTGAGTTTTACGGGCCAACTGGACCCGAAGCGTCTCAAGCTCAAGCATTTACTTTTCTAGTTAGAGACCAGCGTCTTGGGGCTAACGTGGGATCCGCTCAAGGACCTACTGGTTTAGGTAAATATCTAATGCGTTCCCCGACTGGAGAAGTCATTTTTGGAGGAGAAACTATGCGTTTTTGGGATCTGCGTGCTCCCTGGTTAGAACCTCTAAGGGGTCCCAATGGTTTGGACTTGAGTAGGCTGAAAAAAGACATACAACCTTGGCAAGAACGGCGTTCCGCGGAATATATGACTCACGCTCCTTTAGGTTCTTTAAATTCCGTGGGTGGCGTAGCTACCGAGATCAATGCAGTCAATTATGTCTCTCCTAGAAGTTGGTTAGCTACTTCTCATTTTGTTCTAGGATTCTTCCTATTCGTAGGTCATTTGTGGCACGCGGGAAGGGCTCGTGCAGCTGCAGCAGGATTTGAAAAAGGAATTGATCGTGATTTTGAACCTGTTCTTTCTATGACCCCTCTTAACTGAGACGGGAGATCCAATGCTTGAAGTAGGAATCTATTTGGTTCCACCATACATATTGGTGTCAGGTCATACTTAAAAAGCATTCCTTTTTCCTTTCTTTTTCAACTCCATTTATTTTTTATTTATATTTAATCTATTTTTTTTTTCTGGCTCGGCTATGCTATCCCACCTAGCCGAGCCATTCCCCTTTATGATATATGATACCGGGCCAGGCAAAACCAATAAAGAAAAAAATCTCTTCACCGAGAAAAAGGAGAGAGAGGGATTCGAACCCTCGATAGTTCTTTGTTCAGAACTATACCGGTTTTCAAGACCGGAGCTATCAACCACTCGGCCATCTCTCCGAAAGACAATTTATATTTTATTTTTATTCTCCCAAATAGAACATGGTCATATCCATATGAGTTGATACCATTACTATTTGTAGAAATATATCAAGGTGTGAATCTATAGGTCGATCTATCTGATCTATCTGTATATATAGATAGATAGATGCATGATCCAACATGCCTATTTGTGAAGTAAAAAAAATTCCCCCCGATCCCGTGTCCGAATAAAGTGGTAAAAAAGTGGTAATAAGTCATATAGAATCAGAATCAATGATTCATGGTAAAATCCCTCCATGATGCATTTTATTACAATTTTTTGGCTGATCGAGGGATCAAATGGTATAGTTCTTTTGTTGGTAGCTTGGAGGATTAGAAGCATGACTATTGCTTTCCAATTGGCTGTTTTTGCATTAATTGCTACTTCATCAATCTTACTGATTAGTGTACCCGTTGTATTTGCTTCTCCTGATGGTTGGTCAAGTAACAAAAATATTGTATTTTCCGGTACATCATTATGGATTGGATTAGTCTTTCTGGTAGGTATACTTAATTCTCTCATCTCTTGAACCTATTCGTCCCAGATCCAAAAATGAAATGACCCCTCCCTCTAATTTTTTTTGTTTTCTTTATTTTCATGTTGAGGATTTATATTGAATTTGAATGTGTCTCACAACCAGAAAGAATTCGGGGGAGGGGTCAAAGTTCTTGAATGAAAAAAAAAAAATGGAATTTTTTTTTTTTTAATGTTAATAATGTTAATATTAACAAATTCAATATTTCAATATAATATATATATTATAATATATAAATATTATTATAAATATGTATTATTATTATTATATAATTAGAATATTAATATAATATGCATATAATAAATATTAACTATATATATATATATATATATATTAATATTTTATTTTATTAATATTTGAATATTTTTTTATATTTTGAATTTAAAAATTTTTTTAATAATTTAAAAATTTTTAGTCCTTTTTAATCCTATTAAATTAATTAATATTATAATTTTTATTATAAATAATTAATAAATAATTATATATATAATTTATATTATTATAAATATATACAATATAAATATAAAATTGAATTCAAATTTTAAATTGAATTAAAAGAAATATATAAATGATATGGGAATCACCCTGAAGAGAGTATCTGGCTCGGCTCTGCACAAATATGATACAAACATATATGATATATATGTAGGTGTGGACATATTTCGTATCAAGAACGAAAAAATGCGGATATGGTCGAATGGTAAAATTTCTCTTTGCCAAGGAGAAGATGCGGGTTCGATTCCCGCTATCCGCCCAAGGTAAAGAAATGCATTTACTATGATAAAGCATTCGGTATAGTTGACCATGATAGTGTAGTCGTTATATCCTTCCCCCCCCAAAAAAAGAATGGTAAGTAATTACTAGTTAACAATAAATAATTTTTTGACAAAAAAATATTGCGGAGACAGGATTTGAACCCGTGACCTCAAGGTTATGAGCCTTGCGAGCTACCAAGCTGCTCTACCCCGCCCTGAAGAGATGGGAACTAATGGACAAACAAGGATTAAATGGGCCCCTCTACCATATCTGTACAAATAGAATAGCCCATTTATACAGAATGGTAAAGGGGTACAGAATGACTGCTCTATGATCATCGATCATAGAAACGAATAGAAAATTAAAGGATATTTGAATCCCTACCAACTTGATCTTGTTGCCCCTGGCAACAAACATGCATGAACCATTTCACGAAGTATGTGTCCAGATAACCCAAAGTATCGATAGTTAGCTCCCGGTCTTCCGGTCAAAAAACAACGTCGATGAAGACGGGTAGGTGCGCTATTACGCGGTGAGGATTGTAACTTTCCATGAATTTCCCATTTGTCACTCAACGACGGAACTTTGCTTATTTCTTTTTTTGAGGATCGACGAATCAAATGATATTTCTGTTCCAATTTTTGTCTCTTCCTCTCCCTCTGAATCAAACTTTTCCTTGCCATAACGGTTCAGTTCCTATTAGTATCAATGATACAAGTCGGATCCTAGATGTAGAAATATAAGAAGGCGAACCCCTTCTCCATCGAAAGAAATGAGATTATCGCGGATACAGCACATTAAAAAATAATAATAATTAACCAAATTTGCCCGATGTGGAGGCAATCAAGAAAGCCGCATAGGTGAATATATAACCTACAGAAAAGTGGGCTAATCCAACCAATCTTGCCTGCACAATGGAAAGAGCCACTGGTTTATCTCTCCATCGAATCAAATTGGCCAAAGGTGTGCGTTCATGAGCCCATGCTAAAGTTTCAATCAATTCCTGCCAATATCCACGCCAGGAAATTAAGAACATAAACCCAGTAGCCCAAACAAGATGTCCAAATAAGAACATCCACGCCCAGACTGATAAACTATTCATACCAAAAGGGTTATACCCATTGATAAGTTGTGAAGAGTTTAACCATAGATAATCTCTTAACCATCCCATCAAATAAGTGGAAGATTCATTAAACTGTGAAACGTTACCCTGCCATAATGTGATGTGCTTCCAATGCCAATAAAAAGTAACCCATCCAATAGTATTTAACATCCAGAAAACTGCCAAATAAAATGCGTCCCAAGCCGAAATATCACAAGTACCGCCTCGTCCGGGACCATCGCAAGGAAAACTATAACCGAAATCCTTTTTATCTGGCATTAACTTGGAACCACGTGCATCTAAAGCGCCTTTTACTAAGATCAATGTAGTTGTATGTAAACCTAGAGCAATAGCATGATGAACCAAGAAGTCTCCAGGACCTATTGTTAAGAATAATGAATTACTATTCTCATTAACAGCATTTAACCAGCCAGGCAACCATATGCTTCGCCCCGCATTGAATGCCGGGCCAGTTGTTGAAGATAAAAGTACATCAAACCCATATGAAGTTTTACCGTGAGCAGATTGTATCCATTGAGCAAATATAGGTTCAATCAAGATTTGTTTCTCCGGAGTACCAAACGCAAGCATGACATCATTATGAACATAAAGTCCCAAGGTATGGAACCCCAAAAATAGGCTGGCCCAACTTAAATGGGATATGATAGCTTCTTTATGGTCTAACATTCTTGCCAATACATTATCCTCATTCTGCTCCGGATTGTAATCTCTAATGAAAAATATAGCTCCATGAGCAAAAGCTCCTGTCATGATGAATCCTGCGATGTATTGGTGATGAGTATATAACGCAGCTTGAGTAGTAAAGTCTTGTGCTATGAACGCATAAGCCGGTAAAGAATACATGTGTTGAGCTACCAAGGAAGTAATAACCCCTAAAGAGGCTAGAGCAAGGCCTAATTGAAAATGAATCGAATTATTGATTGTGTCATAAAGACCCTTATGTCCACGCCCCAATCGTCCTCCCGGAGGAATATGCGCTTCTAAAAGATCTTTCATACTGTGCCCAATCCCGAAGTTAGTTCTATACATATGACCAGCAACGAGAAAAATAAATGCAATAGCTAAATGATGATGAGCAATATCAGTCAGCCATAAACTTTGCGTTTGTGGATGGAATCCCCCGAGAAGGGTTAGAATGGCAGTTCCTGCTCCTTGAGAGGTACCAAATAAATGACTACTTGAATCAGGGTTTTGAGCATAAAGATTCCACTGACCTGTAAAAAGTGGGCCTAACCCCTGAGGGTGCGGTAATACATCTAAGAAATTATTCCATCGAACGTACTCCCCCCTGGATCCAGGAATAGCGACATGGACTAAATGTCCGGTCCAAGCCAATGAACTTACTCCGAAGAGTCCTGACAAATGATGATTGAGACGAGATTCGGCATTTTTGAACCACGAAACGCTCGGTTTCCATTTCGGTTGTAGGTGTAACCAACCCGCTATTAAAGATATAGCAGAAAGAAATAATAGAAAAAGAGCTCCAGTATAAAGATCTTCATTAGTGCGTAAACCGATTGTATACCACCACTGATAAACACCAGAATAAGCGATATTCACTGGTCCAGGAGCACCCCCTCGAGTAAAAGCTTCCACAGCCGGTTGACCGAAATGAGGATCCCAAATTGCATGAGCAATAGGTCTTACATGTAAAGGGTCTTGTACCCATGATTCAAAATTTCCTTGCCAAGCTACATGAAACAGATTTCCGGAAGTCCACAGAAAAATGATTGCTAATTGCCCAAAATGAGAAGCAAAAATATTCTGATAAAGACGTTCCTCAGTAATATCATCATGACTTTCGAAGTCATGTGCGGTAGCAATACCAAACCAAATACGACGAGTAGTGGGGTCCTGAGCTAAGCCTTGGCTAAACCTTGGAAATCTTAATGCCATAATGCCTTTCAAATCCTCCTAGCCATTATCCTACTGCAATAATTCTTGCTAAGAAGAACGCCCATGTTGTGGCAATTCCACCCAGAAGGTAATGGGTTACTCCTACAGCACGTCCTTGTACAATGCTCAAGGCTCTAGGCTGGGTAGCAGGAGCAACTTTTAATTTATTATGAGCCCAAACGATGGATTCAATAAGTTCTTGCCAATAACCACGCCCGCTAAATAGAAACATTAAACTAAAAGCCCATACAAAATGAGCACCTAGGAAAAAAAGACCATATGCGGATAATGAAGAACCATAAGACTGAATTACCTGGGATGCCTGTGCCCATAAGAAATCGCGGAGCCACCCATTAATAGTAATGGAACTTTGCGCAAAGTTTCCTCCCGTGATATGAGTTAACACCCCTTGATCACTTATACTCCCCCAAACATCTGACTGCATTTTCCAACTGAAATGGAATATTACTACCGAAATTGAATTATACATCCAGAATAGCCCTAAGAAGACGTGATCCCAAGCTGATACTTGACATGTACCCCCTCTTCCAGGTCCATCACATGGGAAACGAAAACCAAGGTTTGCTTTATCCGGTATCAAACGAGAGCTACGAGCAAATAGAACACCTTTCAGGAGTATCAATACCGTCACATGAATCGTAAATGCATGAATGTGATGTACCAAAAAATCTGCGGTTCCTAACGGAATAGGCAACAAAGCTACTTTGCCACCCACTGCTACTAAATCACCACCCCCCCAAGTCAAACTGGTGCTTGTTGTTGCACCAGGAGCCGTTGCACTAGGTGCTAGGGCATGGGTGTTTTGTATCCATTGAGCAAAGACGGGTTGTAATTGTATAGCAGTATCTGAAAACATATCTTGGGGACGCCCTAAAGCGCTCATGGTATCATTATGAATATACAAACCAAAACTGTGAAAGCCTAGAAATATACATGCCCAGTTGAGATGTGATATGATTGCATCACGATGCCTAAGGACACGATCTAATAGATCGTTGTATCGAGTAGTTGGATCATAGTCTCTTACCATAAAAATGGCTGCATGCGCAGCAGCACCAACTATGAGGAATCCACCAATCCACATGTGATGTGTGAACAAT contains:
- the psbM gene encoding photosystem II protein M, with protein sequence MEVNILAFIATALFILVPTAFLLIIYVKTVSQNN
- the psbD gene encoding photosystem II protein D2 → MTIALGKFTKDESDLFDIMDDWLRRDRFVFVGWSGLLLFPCAYFALGGWFTGTTFVTSWYTHGLASSYLEGCNFLTAAVSTPANSLAHSLLLLWGPEAQGDFTRWCQLGGLWTFVALHGAFGLIGFMLRQFELARSVQLRPYNAIAFSAPIAVFVSVFLIYPLGQSGWFFAPSFGVAAIFRFILFFQGFHNWTLNPFHMMGVAGVLGAALLCAIHGATVENTLFEDGDGANTFRAFNPTQAEETYSMVTANRFWSQIFGVAFSNKRWLHFFMLFVPVTGLWMSALGVVGLALNLRAYDFVSQEIRAAEDPEFETFYTKNILLNEGIRAWMAAQDQPHENLIFPEEVLPRGNAL
- the psbC gene encoding photosystem II 44 kDa protein (PSII 43 kDa protein; CP43), whose protein sequence is MKTLYSLRRFYPVETLFNGTLALAGRDQETTGFAWWAGNARLINLSGKLLGAHVAHAGLIVFWAGAMNLFEVAHFVPEKPMYEQGLILLPHLATLGWGVGPGGEVIDTFPYFVSGVLHLISSAVLGFGGIYHALLGPETLEESFPFFGYVWKDRNKMTTILGIHLILLGIGAFLLVFKALYFGGVYDTWAPGGGDVRKITNLTLSPSVIFGYLLKSPFGGEGWIVSVDDLEDIIGGHVWLGSICIFGGIWHILTKPFAWARRALVWSGEAYLSYSLGALAVFGFTACCFVWFNNTAYPSEFYGPTGPEASQAQAFTFLVRDQRLGANVGSAQGPTGLGKYLMRSPTGEVIFGGETMRFWDLRAPWLEPLRGPNGLDLSRLKKDIQPWQERRSAEYMTHAPLGSLNSVGGVATEINAVNYVSPRSWLATSHFVLGFFLFVGHLWHAGRARAAAAGFEKGIDRDFEPVLSMTPLN
- the psbZ gene encoding photosystem II protein Z (photosystem II reaction center Z protein; YCF9), producing the protein MTIAFQLAVFALIATSSILLISVPVVFASPDGWSSNKNIVFSGTSLWIGLVFLVGILNSLIS
- the rps14 gene encoding ribosomal protein S14 (30S ribosomal protein S14) produces the protein MARKSLIQRERKRQKLEQKYHLIRRSSKKEISKVPSLSDKWEIHGKLQSSPRNSAPTRLHRRCFLTGRPGANYRYFGLSGHILREMVHACLLPGATRSSW
- the psaB gene encoding photosystem I P700 apoprotein A2 gives rise to the protein MALRFPRFSQGLAQDPTTRRIWFGIATAHDFESHDDITEERLYQNIFASHFGQLAIIFLWTSGNLFHVAWQGNFESWVQDPLHVRPIAHAIWDPHFGQPAVEAFTRGGAPGPVNIAYSGVYQWWYTIGLRTNEDLYTGALFLLFLSAISLIAGWLHLQPKWKPSVSWFKNAESRLNHHLSGLFGVSSLAWTGHLVHVAIPGSRGEYVRWNNFLDVLPHPQGLGPLFTGQWNLYAQNPDSSSHLFGTSQGAGTAILTLLGGFHPQTQSLWLTDIAHHHLAIAFIFLVAGHMYRTNFGIGHSMKDLLEAHIPPGGRLGRGHKGLYDTINNSIHFQLGLALASLGVITSLVAQHMYSLPAYAFIAQDFTTQAALYTHHQYIAGFIMTGAFAHGAIFFIRDYNPEQNEDNVLARMLDHKEAIISHLSWASLFLGFHTLGLYVHNDVMLAFGTPEKQILIEPIFAQWIQSAHGKTSYGFDVLLSSTTGPAFNAGRSIWLPGWLNAVNENSNSLFLTIGPGDFLVHHAIALGLHTTTLILVKGALDARGSKLMPDKKDFGYSFPCDGPGRGGTCDISAWDAFYLAVFWMLNTIGWVTFYWHWKHITLWQGNVSQFNESSTYLMGWLRDYLWLNSSQLINGYNPFGMNSLSVWAWMFLFGHLVWATGFMFLISWRGYWQELIETLAWAHERTPLANLIRWRDKPVALSIVQARLVGLAHFSVGYIFTYAAFLIASTSGKFG